ATGAAAAGCATTTCCATGTTGAACCAGgtgtcatttcttcctccttaacTCTGCTGCAAGTTTGTGGATGAAGAGAAGGATCTCATGATTTCTGCTCTGACGATCTCCCAGGCACAAGGGCTGTATTTCTTCTCTTGCAGATAGAGAGCGATTCTTTGGAAGTATCTCCTCACAGCCAGCAGGGAGTCCTCGTTCATCAGGGGCGTCtcttccacccccacctcctggctcAGACAGGCTTCCAGCTCAGTCAGCTGCTGATAAAGTCCAGTGTAGAGTTTGTCTAGGAGGCTCTCATCCCAGGCAGCAGACGAGCCCTCTGTGCTGAAGAGGTGGAAGATCTGCTGGATCATCTCATGGACCACAGAGATGGCTTGAGCTGTCCGGAACTGGTTGCCGTCAAACACCTCCTGGGGGAATCCAAAGTCATTTCTGTCCTTCAGGCAGGAGAAGGGGGAGATTCTCCTCATTTGCCCCAGGAGCATCAAGACCCTTGTGTTGCCCAGGCTAT
The genomic region above belongs to Equus quagga isolate Etosha38 unplaced genomic scaffold, UCLA_HA_Equagga_1.0 HiC_scaffold_3855_RagTag, whole genome shotgun sequence and contains:
- the LOC124232251 gene encoding interferon alpha-2-like; this encodes MALPFSLLMALVVLSCHSSCSLGCDLPHTHSLGNTRVLMLLGQMRRISPFSCLKDRNDFGFPQEVFDGNQFRTAQAISVVHEMIQQIFHLFSTEGSSAAWDESLLDKLYTGLYQQLTELEACLSQEVGVEETPLMNEDSLLAVRRYFQRIALYLQEKKYSPCAWEIVRAEIMRSFSSSTNLQQS